In the Osmerus eperlanus chromosome 27, fOsmEpe2.1, whole genome shotgun sequence genome, one interval contains:
- the LOC134013713 gene encoding SLAIN motif-containing protein-like: MVIPDSCSAMESVKKEGLWNQAESSSSRLEKDTAAMELEVCKLQELVLKLEIQNEALIERKKNPSDRQQLFNDDSLNYSCVPKICPTRPGQNHSVRGDSEHVRLDSKDDQSPTGRSSMSRLGKEKGHLPHVNSCEDAFEGTLGQEGQEKNWEPETGEAQSALDLVEVLDVEMCSVIKDEECWLYESLKKHAFVEGNGESPVKWYRKVLDNHSPETEVACRTLINMLDQNTRLRRFFNTSPYRHPITFPVTHCKRSSYIGCNKSVDNMDQTFDGSDHSQACLALYSPPSKDLSELHSSEDSITMDYRLEDLTDVQIMARMQEESLRQDVISVPAPPLCSPVSQFTRSTVQMGHHNRSATQLPKSTHQVAQSKILKLAQGRAALRNSMPNLDSAPRTSLRSLQAVRKSRCMEDNSQHPTDHTTLTYPVRPHSGAMSGNSGRSVSDSVNTTVYSGPVAGARNSLRESFQAASIRGLQRAQSLSPSKIRIQCPGKELSVKGYLSIHSRVYASPERSTTLAWGRIGQHARR, from the exons ATGGTGATCCCAGATAGCTGTTCTGCCATGGAGTCAGTGAAGAAGGAGGGTCTCTGGAATCAAGCAGAGAGTTCAAGCTCAAGGTTGGAAAAAGACACTGCTGCTATGGAGCTGGAAGTGTGCAAGTTACAGGAATTAGTTCTGAAACTAGAAATCCAAAACGAAGCACTTATTGAGAGGAAAAAGAACCCTTCCGACAGACAACAGTTGTTTAATGACGATAGTCTCAACTATTCTTGCGTGCCCAAAATCTGTCCCACAAGACCGGGGCAAAATCACAGTGTCCGGGGGGACTCTGAGCATGTACGATTGGACAGTAAGGATGACCAGTCTCCTACTGGTAGAAGTTCCATGAGCAGACTGGGGAAGGAGAAAGGACACTTGCCACATGTTAACTCTTGCGAAGATGCATTTGAGGGGACTCTGGGACAGGAAGGCCAAGAGAAGAACTGGGAGCCGGAGACAGGAGAAGCACAGTCTGCTCTGGATCTGGTGGAAGTCCTGGATGTGGAGATGTGCTCAGTGATAAAGGATGAAGAGTGCTG GTTATATGAATCTCTGAAGAAACATGCATTTGTGGAAGGAAATGGGGAGTCTCCTGTGAAGTGGTACAGAAAAGTCCTGGACAACCACAGCCCAGAAACAGAGGTGGCTTGTCGCACACTTATTAACATGTTAGACCAAA ACACAAGGCTGAGAAGGTTCTTTAACACCAGTCCCTATAGACATCCCATAACCTTCCCTGTAACACACTGTAAGAGATCATCTTACATTGGATGCAACAAGTCAGTGGATAATATGGATCAAACCTTTGACGGCTCAG ATCACAGCCAGGCCTGCCTAGCTTTGTATTCACCGCCAAGCAAAGATTTGAGTGAACTGCATTCCTCTGAGGACTCCATTACCATGGACTACAGACTGGAAGACCTCACTGATGTCCAGATCATGGCTCGAatgcaggaggaga GTTTACGTCAGGACGTAATCTCCGTTCCTGCCCCCCCTCTATGCTCACCTGTGAGCCAGTTCACCAGGTCCACTGTCCAGATGGGTCACCATAACAGATCTGCCACACAGCTGCCAAAGTCTACCCACCAGGTGGCTCAGTCTAAGATTCTTAAGCTTGCACAGGGCAGAG CGGCTCTGAGAAACAGCATGCCGAACCTGGACTCGGCTCCTCGTACCAGCCTGCGCTCCCTCCAGGCTGTCAGAAAGAGTCGGTGTATGGAGGACAACAGTCAGCATCCTACAGACCACACCACCCTGACCTACCCTGTCAGACCTCATTCAG GTGCCATGTCTGGAAATAGTGGCCGGTCTGTGTCGGACTCTGTCAACACCACGGTTTACAGTGGCCCAGTAGCTGGAGCCAGGAACTCCCTTAGAGAGTCGTTTCAAGCTGCATCCATTAGGGGGCTGCAAAGAGCCCAGTCTCTCAGCCCCTCAAAGATTAGGATTCAGTGTCCTGGCAAGGAGCTCTCGGTAAAAGGGTACCTGTCAATTCATAGTCGTGTTTATGCCTCCCCTGAGAGATCCACTACCCTAGCATGGGGCAGAATTGGGCAGCATGCCCGGaggtaa
- the LOC134013694 gene encoding zinc finger protein 711-like has translation MDQCGDVLNFQMQDSKLSHTVIMQDFVAGMGGMAHIEGDHIIVSVPEAVLVSDVETDEGFAFEHELVSEVVEGPDICCGDGVVEADGISIGESVLGAEVAIEEVLDSSHHVLTTDLMEESSGVPDQVFEMVSEEVLVSNCDSETFAHEEQEDMADSVVTGHSEEQDDEDERSASEDYLMISLDDVGEKLHMEDSPLKLSAGVLQEEDSSKEGDDSEVIKVYIFKAETDDDVDIGGTEIVAESDFHNGHAVLEQGSMGKMLREKMVYMAVKDPSQEEADMTCSEMADEVYMEVIVGEEEAPAIQEVLDDSSHKSFAPVAWAAAYGNGLESRLENKTSGGGHYLKISDSLSTSRALKQKIKKKRKGETRQCQTAVIIGPDGQPLTVYPCHICGKKFRSRGFLKCHMKNHPDHMLKKKYQCTDCDFTTNKKINFHNHLECHKLTVKNDRVPEFTEFTRRYCVASPLSPNKLILRDKEPKMHRCKYCDYETAEPGLLNRHMLAVHSKNFPHVCVECAKGFRHPSELKKHMRTHTGEKPFHCRHCDFRCADQSNLKTHVKSKHGAELPFKCGHCPQAFPDEEELQGHMDVLQGHKTHQCPNCEHKSTNSSDLKRHVISVHTKDFPHKCDMCEKGFHRPSELKKHAETHKVGRLHQCRHCEFKTPDPFTLSRHILSVHTKDLPFKCKRCRRGFRHQLELKKHMKTHSGRKVYQCQYCEYSSSDASGFKRHVISIHTKDYPHRCDYCTKGFRRPSEKSQHIVRHHKDILM, from the exons ATGGACCAGTGTGGAGATGTGCTGAACTTTCAAATGCAAGACTCGAAGCTTTCCCACACAGTCATTATGCAGGACTTTG TGGCAGGCATGGGCGGCATGGCCCACATCGAGGGGGACCACATCATCGTGTCCGTCCCCGAGGCTGTGCTAGTGTCGGACGTGGAGACCGACGAGGGCTTCGCCTTCGAGCACGAGCTGGTGTccgaggtggtggaggggccgGACATTTGCTGCGGCGACGGGGTCGTCGAAGCGGACGGCATCTCCATCGGCGAGTCCGTCCTGGGGGCCGAAGTCGCCATCGAGGAGGTCTTGGACTCCAGCCACCACGTGCTGACGACGGACCTCATGGAGGAGTCTTCCGGCGTTCCCGACCAGGTCTTCGAGATGGTCTCGGAGGAGGTCCTGGTCTCCAACTGCGACTCGGAGACGTTTGCCcacgaggagcaggaggacatgGCAGACTCGGTTGTCACCGGCCACTCTGAGGAGCAGGACGACGAGGACGAGAGGAGCGCCTCGGAAGACTACCTCATGATCTCTT TGGATGATGTTGGGGAGAAGCTGCACATGGAGGATTCCCCTCTCAAGCTGAGCGCTGGGGTGTTGCAGGAGGAGGATAGCTCTAAAGAGGGAGATGACTCCGAGGTCATCAAAGTGTACATCTTCAAAGCAGAGACTGATGATGACGTGGACATCG GTGGAACGGAGATCGTGGCGGAGAGCGATTTCCACAACGGCCATGCTGTGCTGGAACAAGGAAGTATGGGAAAGATGTTGAGGGAGAAGATGGTGTACATGGCTGTGAAGGACCCATCTCAGGAGGAGGCGGACATGA CCTGCAGCGAGATGGCCGACGAGGTGTACATGGAGGTGATTGTTGGAGAAGAGGAGGCCCCTGCCATCCAGGAAGTGCTGGACGACTCCAGCCATAAGAGCTTTGCCCCTGTAGCCTGGGCTGCAGCCTATG gTAACGGTCTGgaatccagactggagaacaAAACCAGTGGCGGGGGACACTACCTAAAGATCAGCGATAGTCTTAGCACCAGCCGAGCCCTCAAACAGAAAATCAaaaagaagaggaagggagaaaccCGGCAGTGTCAGACAG CTGTGATCATCGGACCGGACGGCCAGCCCCTGACCGTGTACCCCTGCCACATCTGTGGCAAGAAGTTCCGATCGCGGGGCTTCCTGAAGTGCCACATGAAGAACCACCCGGACCACATGCTCAAGAAGAAGTACCAGTGCACGGACTGCGACTTCACCACCAACAAGAAGATCAACTTCCACAACCACCTGGAGTGCCACAAGCTCACCGTCAAGAACGACCGCGTGCCCGAGTTCACCGAGTTCACCCGGCGCTACTGCGTGGccagccccctcagccccaACAAGCTCATCCTGCGCGACAAGGAGCCCAAGATGCACCGCTGCAAGTACTGCGACTACGAGACGGCCGAGCCGGGCCTGCTCAACCGCCACATGCTGGCCGTGCACAGCAAGAACTTCCCGCACGTGTGCGTGGAGTGCGCCAAGGGCTTCCGCCACCCGTCCGAGCTCAAGAAGCACATGAGGACGCACACGGGCGAGAAGCCCTTCCACTGCCGCCACTGCGACTTCCGCTGCGCCGACCAGTCCAACCTGAAGACGCACGTCAAGAGCAAGCACGGCGCCGAGCTGCCGTTCAAGTGCGGCCACTGCCCGCAGGCCTTCCCGGACGAGGAGGAGCTCCAGGGCCACATGGACGTGCTGCAGGGCCACAAGACGCACCAGTGCCCCAACTGCGAGCACAAGAGCACCAACTCGAGCGACCTGAAGCGCCACGTGATCTCGGTGCACACCAAGGACTTCCCTCACAAGTGCGACATGTGCGAGAAGGGCTTCCACCGGCCGTCGGAGCTCAAGAAGCACGCCGAGACCCACAAGGTGGGCCGGCTGCACCAGTGCCGCCACTGCGAGTTTAAAACCCCCGACCCCTTCACCCTCAGCCGGCACATACTCTCCGTCCACACCAAAGACTTGCCCTTCAAGTGCAAGAGGTGCAGGCGAGGCTTCAGGCACCAGCTGGAGCTGAAGAAGCACATGAAGACGCACAGCGGACGCAAGGTGTACCAGTGCCAGTATTGCGAGTACAGCTCGTCGGACGCGTCGGGTTTCAAGCGGCACGTCATATCCATCCACACCAAGGACTACCCTCACCGCTGCGACTACTGCACCAAGGGCTTCCGGAGGCCCTCCGAAAAGAGCCAACACATTGTGAGGCATCACAAGGACATTTTAATGTAG